The following are from one region of the Microbacterium sp. BK668 genome:
- a CDS encoding NAD(P)/FAD-dependent oxidoreductase: MSDGGAGDAQLDAVVVGAGPNGLAAAVTLARAGLKVRVYERADHAGGGAATRELTLPGFLHDVCSAVHPLAFESRFFREFALARRVPFATPELSFAQPLERGRAALAYRDLARTRDELGVDGRAYEKLMRPLVDHADRVAAFTGASLLRVPSAVRTPVEFGLRALEQGSAAWNARFREEAAPALLTGVAAHTILPQPSLAAAAAGLALGTYAHARGWPIPIGGSQKIIDAMLDDLRAHGGELVLDQEIASLDELPRVRATMMDVTPRALIRIARERMPAAYRRSLETFRYGGAVAKVDFALREPVPWADAEVRRAGTVHVGGTRDEVAYSENEVNAGRLPERPYVLVSQPTLFDPSRAPDGQHTLWTYTHVPAGSTADRQEAVIRQIERFAPGFRDTILATHSRTAVEVERHNPNYPGGDIAAGAPSFWQLIRRPVLSTDPWRTPMRGVYLASASVAPGPGVHGLAGWFAALSALRHEFGTRTLPDLSPERWQLAATE, encoded by the coding sequence GTGAGCGACGGCGGTGCCGGGGACGCCCAACTGGACGCGGTGGTCGTGGGAGCCGGGCCGAACGGACTCGCCGCCGCGGTGACGCTCGCGCGCGCAGGACTGAAGGTGCGCGTCTACGAACGAGCCGACCACGCGGGCGGCGGCGCCGCGACACGCGAGCTGACCCTTCCGGGCTTCCTGCACGACGTGTGCTCGGCCGTGCACCCGCTCGCCTTCGAGTCGCGGTTCTTCCGGGAGTTCGCCCTCGCCCGGCGCGTCCCGTTCGCGACTCCCGAGCTCTCCTTCGCCCAGCCGCTCGAGCGCGGACGTGCCGCGCTGGCGTATCGCGATCTCGCGCGCACCCGCGACGAGCTCGGCGTGGACGGTCGCGCGTACGAAAAGCTGATGAGGCCTCTCGTCGACCACGCGGATCGGGTGGCGGCGTTCACCGGCGCGTCGCTCCTGCGCGTGCCCTCGGCCGTCCGCACGCCTGTGGAGTTCGGACTCCGCGCGCTGGAACAGGGGAGCGCGGCCTGGAACGCGCGCTTCCGCGAGGAGGCCGCTCCCGCCCTGCTCACGGGGGTGGCGGCGCACACGATCCTGCCGCAGCCCAGTCTCGCGGCGGCGGCCGCGGGACTCGCGCTCGGAACGTACGCCCACGCGCGCGGCTGGCCCATCCCGATCGGCGGGAGCCAGAAGATCATCGACGCGATGCTCGACGACCTCCGGGCGCACGGGGGCGAGCTGGTCCTCGATCAGGAGATCGCGAGCCTCGACGAGCTGCCGAGGGTCCGGGCGACGATGATGGACGTCACCCCGCGCGCCCTCATCAGGATCGCGCGCGAGCGGATGCCGGCGGCCTATCGCCGTTCGCTCGAGACGTTCCGGTACGGCGGCGCCGTCGCGAAGGTCGACTTCGCGCTGCGGGAGCCCGTGCCGTGGGCCGATGCCGAGGTGCGGCGGGCGGGGACGGTGCACGTCGGCGGAACGCGCGACGAGGTGGCGTATTCCGAGAACGAGGTGAACGCCGGACGACTCCCGGAGCGTCCCTACGTCCTGGTGTCGCAGCCGACCCTCTTCGACCCGAGCCGCGCGCCGGACGGTCAGCACACGCTGTGGACGTACACGCATGTGCCCGCCGGAAGCACGGCCGATCGGCAGGAGGCGGTCATCCGGCAGATCGAGCGGTTCGCACCCGGCTTCCGGGACACGATCCTCGCGACGCATTCACGCACGGCGGTGGAGGTCGAGCGGCACAACCCGAACTATCCGGGAGGCGACATCGCCGCCGGCGCCCCATCCTTCTGGCAGCTCATCCGACGGCCGGTGCTCAGCACCGACCCCTGGCGGACGCCGATGCGGGGAGTGTATCTCGCCTCGGCATCCGTCGCTCCCGGCCCGGGCGTCCACGGGCTCGCCGGGTGGTTCGCGGCGCTCAGCGCCCTGCGGCACGAGTTCGGCACGCGCACGCTCCCCGACCTCTCGCCCGAGCGGTGGCAGCTCGCAGCGACCGAGTGA
- a CDS encoding SRPBCC family protein, translating to MSRNVRELNCTPEEVFRVLEDGWLYPSWVVGASRMREVGDDWPRTGSALHHSFGVWPVLIDDATIVEEWTPPRKVVMRARGWPIGEARVTLDVKDRGRGCVVRIQEEAVSGPGRFVPHAVLDVALRWRNAETLHRLAYLAEGRAAAPTGFTTAERELAASGQDEEVTS from the coding sequence ATGTCGCGAAACGTCAGGGAGCTGAACTGCACGCCCGAGGAGGTCTTCCGCGTGCTGGAGGACGGATGGCTCTATCCGTCCTGGGTGGTCGGGGCGTCCCGGATGCGCGAGGTGGGGGACGACTGGCCGCGGACCGGATCGGCGCTGCACCACTCGTTCGGGGTCTGGCCTGTCCTCATCGACGACGCGACCATCGTCGAGGAATGGACGCCGCCGCGGAAGGTGGTGATGCGCGCGCGCGGCTGGCCGATCGGCGAGGCCCGGGTGACACTCGACGTGAAGGACCGCGGGCGGGGGTGTGTCGTGAGGATCCAAGAGGAGGCGGTGTCGGGACCCGGACGGTTCGTCCCCCATGCCGTCCTCGACGTCGCGCTGCGCTGGCGGAACGCCGAGACGCTTCATCGCCTGGCCTACCTCGCAGAGGGGAGGGCCGCGGCCCCGACGGGATTCACGACGGCGGAGCGGGAGCTCGCCGCGTCAGGGCAGGACGAGGAGGTCACCTCGTGA
- the ggt gene encoding gamma-glutamyltransferase, with protein MHSSTRRPARAVVSLALSAIVAVATIAVSTPASGAVTTVEAGRPAPPSPSVSTGYGGAVASVDAEASAAGLEVLRKGGNAADAAVATAAVLGVTEPYSAGIGGGGYFVYFDAATGEVSTLDGRETAPAGMTETSFINGATGLPYAFADAVSSGLAVGVPGTLATWEAALDRFGTESLKDMLKPAILVATRGFRVDQTFVDQTAANQARFAQFSATADLFLPGGAPPAVGSTFKNPDLAKTLREIALRGTGAFYDGAIADEIAKTVQRPPTAPGAVLPAYPGTMTAADIADYSVLEQEPTHVEYHGLDVFGMAPSSSGGTTVGESLNILENFELSAADTARSLHLYLEATAHAFADRGAYVGDPAYVDVPTETLLSQEFADARACVIDPDQAAPKPVDPAPLDAAGCAAAAAAQAPDTENISTTHLSVVDKWGNAVAYTLTIEQTGGSGITVPGRGFLLNNELTDFNFAPASPLRPDPNLPAAGKRPRSSMSPTIVLDGGDVRYVVGSPGGSMIITTVTQVLVNRIDLGMTLAQAVAAPRASQRNTAAVAAEPAFLAAYETQLAPFGHRFTTTAEIGAVAAIEVGEDGLLTAVAEPVRRGGGTGLVVQPAK; from the coding sequence ATGCACAGTTCCACTCGCCGTCCCGCCCGCGCTGTCGTGAGCCTCGCGCTCAGCGCCATCGTCGCGGTCGCGACGATCGCGGTCTCCACGCCCGCGTCCGGTGCGGTCACGACCGTTGAGGCGGGCAGGCCCGCGCCGCCGAGTCCGTCGGTCTCGACGGGTTACGGCGGAGCCGTGGCATCCGTCGACGCGGAAGCGAGCGCCGCGGGGCTCGAAGTCCTGCGCAAGGGCGGGAACGCCGCCGACGCGGCGGTGGCCACCGCCGCCGTCCTCGGCGTCACGGAGCCGTACAGCGCGGGCATCGGCGGCGGCGGGTACTTCGTCTACTTCGATGCCGCGACGGGAGAGGTGTCCACGCTCGACGGACGGGAGACCGCGCCGGCCGGCATGACCGAGACGTCGTTCATCAACGGAGCGACGGGTCTGCCGTACGCCTTCGCGGATGCCGTATCGTCCGGGCTCGCGGTGGGGGTGCCCGGGACGCTCGCCACGTGGGAGGCGGCGCTCGACCGATTCGGCACCGAGTCGCTCAAGGACATGCTCAAGCCGGCGATCCTCGTCGCGACGCGGGGCTTCCGCGTGGATCAGACCTTCGTAGATCAGACGGCGGCGAACCAGGCGCGATTCGCTCAGTTCTCCGCGACGGCCGACCTCTTCCTCCCCGGGGGCGCACCGCCCGCGGTCGGATCGACCTTCAAGAATCCGGACCTCGCGAAGACGCTCCGCGAGATCGCCCTGCGCGGCACCGGCGCCTTCTACGACGGCGCGATCGCCGACGAGATCGCGAAGACGGTCCAGCGTCCGCCCACGGCTCCCGGTGCCGTGCTTCCGGCATATCCCGGCACGATGACGGCCGCCGACATCGCCGACTACTCGGTTCTCGAGCAGGAGCCGACCCACGTGGAGTATCACGGGCTCGACGTGTTCGGCATGGCGCCCTCTTCGTCGGGCGGAACGACCGTCGGCGAGTCGCTGAACATCCTCGAGAACTTCGAGCTCTCCGCGGCGGACACCGCGCGAAGCCTCCACTTGTACCTCGAGGCGACCGCTCACGCGTTCGCCGACCGCGGCGCCTACGTCGGCGACCCGGCATATGTCGACGTGCCCACCGAGACGCTTCTCAGCCAGGAGTTCGCCGACGCGCGTGCCTGCGTCATCGACCCCGATCAAGCCGCGCCGAAGCCGGTGGACCCCGCCCCGCTCGATGCGGCGGGCTGCGCCGCAGCGGCGGCTGCGCAGGCGCCGGACACCGAGAACATCTCCACCACGCACCTCTCCGTGGTCGACAAGTGGGGCAACGCCGTGGCCTACACCCTCACGATCGAGCAGACCGGCGGCTCGGGCATCACGGTGCCCGGCCGCGGGTTCCTGCTCAACAACGAGCTCACGGACTTCAACTTCGCCCCCGCAAGCCCTCTCCGTCCCGACCCGAACCTCCCCGCTGCGGGCAAGCGGCCGCGCTCGTCGATGTCGCCGACGATCGTGCTCGACGGGGGCGACGTCCGCTACGTGGTGGGGTCGCCGGGCGGTTCGATGATCATCACGACGGTGACGCAGGTGCTCGTCAACCGGATCGACCTCGGGATGACGCTCGCGCAGGCCGTCGCGGCGCCGCGCGCGTCGCAGCGGAACACCGCTGCCGTCGCGGCCGAGCCCGCCTTCCTCGCGGCCTACGAGACCCAGCTCGCGCCGTTCGGCCATCGGTTCACCACGACGGCCGAGATCGGGGCGGTCGCGGCGATCGAGGTGGGGGAGGACGGCCTGCTGACCGCCGTCGCCGAGCCCGTCCGAAGGGGCGGCGGAACGGGTCTCGTCGTGCAGCCGGCGAAGTAG
- a CDS encoding MFS transporter, whose translation MSRTPTLDAPGWRTWTVWTIGVLAYVVAIVNRTSLSSVGVDAQVRFDADASALSMFAVIQLAVYGAMQIPVGLLLDKFGARPIIATGMVLMAVGQGVMAFADVVGIGILARVLIGAGDAAVFPSVLRVIATWFPDQRAPVLVQLTGIIGQLGQIVAVIPLAALLHATSWSVAFGSLAGLAVLFGILTYAVIRNRPPERESDPVDMSVNTDTGAVRVVTSSADLREGFRESWGHPATRLGFWSHFTTPFAGTAFMLLWGFPFLTAGEGLSPAAASLVMTSLVIFGIVSGPIIGALSSRHPTRRSRWLVLPTVAFQALVWLAVILWPGPAPVWLLVVLMFALATGGPASMIAFDHARTFNPSHRLSTATGIVNGGGFLAALIAILLIGLALDLQGAGTPDTYSLDAFRLAFATQFPLWVIGSIAIVVERARTVRHIGGVHNFPHRRR comes from the coding sequence TTGTCGCGCACGCCCACCCTCGACGCGCCCGGCTGGCGCACGTGGACCGTGTGGACGATCGGGGTCCTCGCCTACGTGGTCGCGATCGTCAACCGCACGTCGCTCTCGTCGGTCGGTGTCGACGCCCAGGTGCGCTTCGATGCCGACGCGTCGGCTCTCTCGATGTTCGCGGTCATCCAGCTCGCGGTGTACGGCGCCATGCAGATCCCGGTCGGCCTGCTGCTCGACAAGTTCGGCGCGCGCCCGATCATCGCGACAGGCATGGTCCTCATGGCGGTGGGCCAAGGCGTCATGGCCTTCGCCGACGTCGTCGGCATCGGCATTCTCGCCCGCGTCCTGATCGGGGCCGGGGATGCCGCCGTGTTCCCGAGCGTGCTCCGGGTCATCGCCACGTGGTTCCCGGATCAGCGGGCGCCGGTGCTCGTGCAGCTGACCGGGATCATCGGCCAGCTCGGCCAGATCGTCGCGGTGATCCCGCTCGCCGCCCTCCTGCACGCGACGTCGTGGAGCGTGGCCTTCGGCAGTCTCGCCGGGCTCGCGGTTCTCTTCGGCATCCTGACATACGCCGTCATCCGCAACCGCCCGCCCGAGCGCGAGTCCGACCCGGTCGACATGTCGGTCAACACCGACACGGGAGCGGTCCGTGTCGTCACATCGTCGGCGGATCTGCGGGAGGGCTTCCGGGAGTCGTGGGGACACCCCGCAACCAGGCTGGGCTTCTGGTCGCACTTCACCACGCCCTTCGCCGGTACGGCCTTCATGCTGCTGTGGGGCTTCCCCTTCCTCACGGCGGGCGAGGGCCTGAGTCCGGCCGCCGCCTCCCTCGTCATGACCTCGCTCGTGATCTTCGGGATCGTCTCCGGTCCGATCATCGGCGCCCTGTCGAGCCGCCATCCCACGAGGCGCTCCCGCTGGCTCGTCCTGCCGACCGTCGCCTTCCAGGCGCTCGTGTGGCTCGCGGTCATCCTCTGGCCGGGGCCTGCGCCGGTGTGGCTGCTCGTGGTCCTCATGTTCGCGCTCGCGACGGGCGGGCCCGCGTCGATGATCGCCTTCGACCACGCCCGCACCTTCAACCCGAGCCACCGTCTGAGCACGGCGACCGGGATCGTCAACGGCGGCGGCTTCCTCGCCGCGCTCATCGCGATCCTGCTGATCGGCCTCGCGCTCGATCTGCAGGGCGCCGGCACCCCGGACACGTACTCGCTCGACGCGTTCCGCCTGGCGTTCGCGACTCAGTTCCCCCTGTGGGTCATCGGATCGATCGCGATCGTCGTCGAGCGCGCGCGCACGGTGCGGCACATCGGCGGCGTCCACAACTTCCCCCACCGCCGCCGCTAG
- a CDS encoding YaeQ family protein, with product MAIGATVHTFTVQLADVDRSVYEELALRVARHPSETDAFMLTRVLAYCLEFEEGIAFSEGVSAADEPAVFVRDLTGRLVAWIEVGAPDAARLHAGSLQAERVAVYTHRDPAKVAAPWAGKKILRADEVRLYSFDPGFFDAATARLERRNTMTVSITERRLYLDLNGSTFETGIHERSAQS from the coding sequence ATGGCGATCGGGGCGACGGTCCACACGTTCACGGTGCAGCTTGCCGACGTCGATCGGAGCGTCTACGAGGAGCTCGCACTGCGCGTCGCGCGGCATCCGTCCGAGACCGATGCGTTCATGCTGACGCGCGTGCTCGCGTACTGCCTCGAGTTCGAGGAGGGCATCGCCTTCAGCGAAGGCGTCTCGGCCGCGGATGAGCCTGCCGTCTTCGTGCGGGACCTGACGGGGAGGCTGGTCGCCTGGATCGAGGTCGGCGCTCCGGATGCCGCGCGCCTGCATGCCGGCAGCCTCCAGGCCGAGCGGGTCGCGGTGTACACCCATCGCGACCCGGCGAAGGTGGCGGCGCCGTGGGCGGGGAAGAAGATCCTCCGGGCCGACGAGGTCCGCCTGTACAGCTTCGACCCCGGGTTCTTCGATGCCGCGACGGCCCGGCTCGAGCGCCGGAACACGATGACCGTGTCGATCACGGAGCGCCGCCTGTACCTCGACCTGAACGGCTCGACCTTCGAGACCGGCATCCACGAGCGCTCAGCGCAGAGCTGA
- a CDS encoding squalene cyclase produces the protein MTLDRPVLDWLLDSDPALRWQVERDLAGAPPATWEATRARVAEEGFGAELLSLQGADGQWAGGAFFPAGFFDSPERDLPGQPWVATTWSLKDLREWGVDAARLEGTAEKLAANSRWEYDDLPYWGGEVDVCINSYTLASGAWLGADVSRLVAWFPEHRLADGGWNCEAEEGDSVRSSFHSTLNACRGMLAYERMTGDTSMRAARQGGEEYLLTRRLMYRASTGELVGEFATRFVYPNRHRYSVLAALDHFRDVSLLEGTPPDSRVTEAIDVVRAARQPDGTWLQTTPLAGRTWFDVDVPEGQPSKWLTLVGTRVLDWWDAAH, from the coding sequence ATGACCCTCGATCGACCCGTGCTCGACTGGCTCCTCGACTCCGACCCGGCGCTGAGGTGGCAGGTCGAGCGCGATCTCGCCGGCGCGCCCCCCGCGACGTGGGAGGCAACGCGAGCCCGCGTCGCCGAAGAGGGCTTCGGAGCGGAGCTCCTCTCGCTGCAGGGTGCCGACGGCCAGTGGGCGGGCGGCGCGTTCTTCCCCGCCGGCTTCTTCGACAGCCCCGAGCGCGACCTGCCGGGCCAGCCATGGGTGGCGACGACGTGGTCGCTGAAGGATCTCAGGGAGTGGGGTGTCGACGCGGCACGGCTGGAGGGCACCGCCGAGAAGCTCGCCGCGAACAGCCGATGGGAGTACGACGATCTGCCGTACTGGGGCGGCGAGGTCGACGTGTGCATCAACTCCTATACGCTCGCGAGCGGCGCGTGGCTCGGCGCGGACGTCTCGCGGCTCGTCGCCTGGTTCCCCGAGCACCGGCTGGCCGACGGCGGCTGGAACTGCGAGGCCGAGGAGGGGGACTCGGTGAGATCGTCCTTTCACTCGACCCTCAACGCGTGCCGCGGCATGCTCGCGTACGAGCGGATGACGGGCGACACGTCGATGCGCGCGGCGCGTCAGGGCGGTGAGGAGTACCTCCTCACCCGCCGGCTGATGTACCGCGCGTCGACGGGCGAGCTCGTGGGCGAGTTCGCGACGCGCTTCGTCTATCCGAACCGGCACCGGTACAGCGTGCTCGCCGCCCTCGACCACTTCCGGGACGTGTCGCTGCTCGAGGGAACTCCGCCCGACTCCCGCGTGACCGAGGCGATCGACGTCGTGCGGGCAGCGCGCCAGCCGGACGGCACGTGGCTGCAGACGACTCCGCTCGCCGGTCGCACCTGGTTCGATGTCGACGTGCCCGAGGGGCAGCCCTCGAAGTGGCTCACCCTGGTCGGGACGCGCGTGCTCGATTGGTGGGATGCCGCGCACTGA
- a CDS encoding NAD(P)/FAD-dependent oxidoreductase — protein MEQFDTIVVGAGVAGLTAARLLTRYGQRVVVLEARDRVGGRIWTVRHEGHVTDMGASWIHGITDSPVAAAAEAFGMPTMEFTVGGYQPDSRPIAYFAPDGRRLADSATRAFVEDIRAVDATLLGVVAESAPDASYRDVTEAALVAQGWDDERTQRVREYLEHRSEEQYGAWIEDLAAHGLDDDSIEGDEVVFPDGYDRLPARLAEGLDVRLKHEVDRLTWTAEGVAASTDYGVFTARAGVVTVPVGVLQSAEFVIDPPLPEPVAGALSRLRMNAFEKVVLRFPERFWDEGVYAFRQQGPEGRWWHSWYDLTSLHGEPTLLTFAAGPAAHQTRNWDEERIAGSVMAQLRRLYGDGIPDPSHVLVSDWQDDPYSYGSYAYMTVGSTTSDHDALATPLGGVLHLAGEATWTDDPATVPAALFSGHRAASNLLGRDLPIEDVWSAG, from the coding sequence ATGGAGCAGTTCGACACGATCGTCGTCGGTGCCGGCGTCGCCGGCCTCACCGCCGCCCGGCTGCTGACGCGGTATGGGCAGCGGGTCGTCGTGCTCGAGGCGCGCGACCGCGTGGGAGGGCGGATCTGGACCGTCCGCCACGAGGGGCATGTGACCGACATGGGAGCGTCGTGGATCCACGGCATCACCGACAGCCCGGTCGCCGCCGCGGCCGAGGCCTTCGGCATGCCGACGATGGAGTTCACGGTCGGGGGGTACCAGCCGGACAGCAGGCCCATCGCCTACTTCGCTCCGGACGGCCGTCGCCTGGCGGACAGCGCGACCCGGGCTTTCGTCGAGGACATCCGGGCGGTCGACGCGACGCTGCTGGGGGTCGTCGCGGAGTCGGCTCCGGATGCCTCGTACCGCGATGTGACCGAGGCGGCTCTCGTCGCCCAGGGCTGGGACGACGAGCGCACCCAGCGCGTGCGGGAGTACCTCGAACATCGGTCTGAGGAGCAGTACGGCGCCTGGATCGAGGACCTCGCCGCTCACGGTCTCGATGACGACTCGATCGAGGGCGACGAGGTGGTCTTCCCCGACGGCTACGACCGCCTGCCCGCCCGCCTCGCCGAGGGGCTGGATGTGCGGCTGAAGCACGAGGTGGATCGGCTGACGTGGACTGCGGAGGGCGTGGCGGCGTCGACCGACTACGGCGTCTTCACGGCGCGGGCCGGAGTCGTCACGGTCCCGGTCGGTGTGCTGCAGTCGGCGGAGTTCGTGATCGACCCGCCGCTTCCCGAGCCGGTCGCCGGCGCCCTCAGCCGCCTGCGCATGAACGCGTTCGAGAAGGTGGTGCTGCGATTCCCCGAGCGATTCTGGGACGAGGGGGTCTACGCCTTCCGGCAGCAGGGCCCGGAGGGCCGGTGGTGGCACTCCTGGTACGACCTCACTTCCCTGCACGGCGAGCCCACCCTCCTGACCTTCGCGGCGGGACCGGCGGCCCACCAGACGCGCAACTGGGACGAGGAGCGCATCGCCGGATCGGTCATGGCGCAGCTGCGACGCCTCTACGGCGACGGCATCCCCGACCCGTCGCACGTGCTCGTCTCCGACTGGCAGGACGACCCCTACTCGTACGGTTCCTACGCGTACATGACCGTCGGGTCGACCACCTCGGACCACGACGCGCTCGCGACGCCTCTCGGAGGCGTGCTGCACCTTGCCGGCGAGGCGACCTGGACGGACGACCCGGCCACGGTGCCCGCGGCGCTCTTCTCCGGGCACCGGGCCGCGTCGAACCTCCTGGGACGAGACCTCCCGATCGAAGATGTCTGGTCGGCGGGCTGA